The following are from one region of the Serinus canaria isolate serCan28SL12 chromosome 8, serCan2020, whole genome shotgun sequence genome:
- the LOC115483908 gene encoding phosphatidylinositol 3-kinase regulatory subunit alpha-like: MDLYEAQTLADALKWYLQELPTPLIPPALYSDLVHMAQETPGLEECGQRARALLAPPALPQPQALLLRQLARHFCRLCQGSHRSRLSPRLLGELFGELLLHPVAASIEAGPELRARILESFIMASEVAELPAAPELLVWVKNSREKAQPKPRVESSMKKPWLSGPLCRNTSFCLPKSANNTEKTN, from the exons ATGGACCTGTATGAGGCCCAGACACTGGCAGATGCCCTGAAGTGGTACCTCCAGGAGCTCCCCACACCCCTGATCCCTCCAGCTCTCTACAGTGACTTGGTCCACATGGCTCAAG AGACCCCAGGCCTGGAGGAATGTGGCCAGCgagccagagccctgctggcccccccagccctgccacagccacaggcaCTGCTCCTGCGCCAGCTCGCCCGCCACTTCTGTcgcctctgccagggcagccacCGCAGCCGCCTCTCACCCCGGCTCCTCGGGGAGCTCTtcggggagctgctgctgcaccctgTGGCAGCCAG CATCGAGGCAGGCCCTGAGCTCCGTGCAAGGATCCTCGAGTCCTTCATCATGGCCAGCgaggtggcagagctgccagcagctcctg agctgctggtgtgggTTAAAAATAGCCGTGAGAAAGCCCAACCAAAACCCCGAGTGGAGAGCAGCATGAAGAAGCCATGGCTGAGTGGTCCCCTGTGCCGAAACACCTCGTTCTGCCTCCCCAAATCTGCAAAtaatacagagaaaacaaactga